From the Colletotrichum lupini chromosome 1, complete sequence genome, the window ATCACCTATGAACCTGACCATTCTCTTGGCAGGTTTGAAGAAATTGAACTTTCACTCTGACATCAAACAATAAGTACTGTAGCgcaattaacttactttaagATGGCACAGAACGAACCTCAAGCAGTTCAAGTGACCAAGTCATCCGATGGTATTACCACTATAACCATCAACCGAGAGCACCGAAGGAATGCAATCGATGGACCGACTGCTCACAAACTCACCGACGCCTTCTTAGCTTTCGAAAACGACCCTGTCCAGAAGGTTTGTGTCTTCAATGGAGCAAATGGCACTTTCTGTGCTGGCTTCGACCTCCATGAGGTCGCAAAGTATGGGCCTGGGTCTGAGAAAGGAGGCTACAATGGGCCCATCATCGAACACAGTCATCGAGTTCAAAGCCGCAATATCGGGCCCATCGGCCCATCACGAATGCAAATTAAGAAGCCAGTCATCAGTGCAGTATCAGGGTATGCTGTTGCCGGAGATTTGGAACTTTCTCTCCTCGGAGACATCCGTGTTGCTGAAGATGATGCGGTCTTTGGAGTCTTTTGCCGACGGTTCGGCGTCCCTCTCATTGACGGCGGCACTGTTCGCTTACAAGCCATCGTGGGTCTCGGGCGAGCCCTCGATATGATACTCACCGGCCGCGGAGTATCCGCAGAAGAAGCGTTGCAGATGGGCCTGGCTAATCGGGTTGTGCCCAAGGGCCAGGCTCTGGCAGAAGCAACAAGTATTGCTCGACAATTGCTGGCGTTCCCACAGGCCTGCATGAACACTGACAGAACGAGCTGTTACTACTCGACTTACAACGCTAGCTCATTCAGGGATGCTCTGAGCAACGAATTCGACCAGGGAATCAAAGTGATCAATATGGAGAGTGTTCGGGGTGCAACGGAACTTTCCAAGGGAGCGGGAAGGCATGGAAAGTTCGAAAAGGCCAAGATTTGAGGCTTTGGCTAGATTGACGGCAGGTTGGAAACTGGCCGGGTCAAAATGCCGACATCGGAATCTGCGAACTTTAGGGAGCTTAGCCAGCACAGAAACCTGGCTGTTTTGAACTAGTGAAGGGCGCAGAATGTCATATGGGGACCTTGTCAAGAGTGCACGCGTTTCGGTGACTGGGGCGCCAAGTGGCCCACGTATGGAACAGGGTAAGCAATAGCCTTGGAGTTGGGAGTCAACTATGACTACCATCCATGagaaatatttaaattgTTCTTCGCTGATTGGTAAGAAAAGTAGGGTGAGCAAGCGGATTTGAGAATTCGGACTTTCTCAGCTCACCAACGGAATGGATTATGATATTGCTGCGGAGTAGTCGGCGTAATCGGCGTAGAGTCAAGCACGCAAGTAGCGAAGTCTTTGTAGGCTTGCACACATGTAAACATGAACTAGCTAACCTATCCGAGAATAGAAGTCTTATTCTCACAGTATTCATAATTACTTTGAAAAGGCCATGTGTTTCAGTTTTTGTCCAATTTCATGAACCCCGAAATGTTGCAGAATCCCGTGCTTCAACATGACAGCCAACCAAGCTGGCTCCAATCATTGATCCAAGCCGTCAGCTTCAGCTTTCAGGTCCAGTGCTTCTGCCGCACTGTCAGGCGGAATCTTCAATGAGAAGGGAACCATGCGAGCAATCGGAAATAAAATGATGTCGATGACAAAACTGATCGGCATGCCAACGAGAAGTGACGTAGAAGTTCATGTCGACCATCATTACACGTCGAAGATATACTCCGCAGGATCCCAGGTTTCCGGCACCGTCAAAGTGAACACGCAACAGGATACAGCTTTCGGGTTCATCGAGATTAATCTCCTGGGAAAAGCCATTGTTCGACGGGAAGATGTCCACGTCATGACCGAAACGATACAGACACTCTTGAAGCTGTACATGCCTGTACCCGAATCGGCTTACCCTTCAACGAGGTTATTCAGACGTGGACACACTTACTCAATAGCCTTCAGCTTCATCATTCCGCATCAACTCACCAGCAACGTATGCCAATACGAAGTCCAAACAGAAGCAGTGCGGCACCATCATCTCCGTCTGCCGTCTTCATTGACCGGATTTGAGAAGGATGATTTAGCAACAAGTATGGCAAAGATACAATACAGTGTGAGGGCCAGGGTTTTCAATATCGACGATGGTAGTACCGTACAACTACCGGCACCGATTCTTGAGTCTGAGCATCCGATTAGCATCCTCGCGCCATCCCCGGAAGATCCGCCCCTAGTCCTCGACAAGCACGACCTTCATTACGTTCTCGAGAGTACCAAACCTGTCAGAAAGAACATATTCTCTGTACCTACAGGCCAGATCACGGCCAAGACATCCCAACCCCAAGCTATCCGGTTGAGCTCTGATGGACACGCGGCATCCAGTTCGTCAGCCTACATAGACATTGCTTTCTGGCCCACGGCGCCAGATATGCTACCGCCGCAGGTCAAGATCAAGTCTACGAATATATTGGCGCAGAACTGGGCTTCTACGCGACCGGCACAAAGCTTTCCCAACGTTGGCGTAAATCGAGAGCCAACAACACTGTCTACCCCTACTATCGTCAACGCCACAAACATAACACCGTGGGTTCAACATGTTCACATTCTGGAGGATGGAAAATCAGGAAGAACTAAGGGAGGTAATCGAGGATCGAGAGAAATCACGGTGATACGCAACAGCAGCACCCAGGATGACGGTGTACCAATTACATATACATGTTCGACGCAAGTCGATTTCGGACTGCCAACCTCAAGCCACGTTTTTCCGCCTACATTCCACTCCTGCTTGATTTCGCGGACGTATACTCTTGAAATCAAGGTCACGGCGGGAGGAGCTGAGCTTCCTCTGTTGGTGCCTGTCCAGATATTCAAGGAACAAGAAAGTGGACGCTCTCAGGCGTCCACAGAGTCGGAGTTGCCTAGCTGGGATAATGTTGGAGGCGAAGCTGTCTACGCACGTTTGAGGGGGCATCGCCGAGCGCTGTGAGGGAACATCAATCCACATCACTAAGCGGCCGAATCCAACCAAAGACAACGACTAGTCCGCTACAAAGAGCAAGATTATCTAGCGAGCTTCTTAGTTTGAGATTCGGAGTAGTTGGACGAGAGCCACATCCATAGATCATGTAAGAAAACAGGAAGGCGCGGCTTAGAAAATGCTAGATACCAGGGACAATGAGGGTAAAACTACGCTATATTGATATCTTGTGCACGATTAAGTATGTCGAGTTCTGTAATCCATTCCTGTCCAAATACGCCAGTCAATCATGATATTCATTACCATCAAATCGCTGTCACCATCCTATCTATACAGTGCCTTTCCTGCGCTTCAGCTCGATCTTTGCGTCAACGGGAGGGACAACAGTGACGCCGACCCACTGGTGTTTGGGCCTCTCGGTCAGCGGCTTAACGTCATAATTGAGGAACAAGTTGGCAACTACCATCTTCAGCTCGTGGGCGACGAAGAAGCGGCCAGGGCTGCATATCGTTAGTTCTTAGACGATGGCGGCTAtataagagagagagagagagagagagagaacgaCTTACCAAGCGTGTCGTCCGTGGCCGAATGGCAGATGAGCATCACTCGTTGTGACCATCCCAAGGTTCTTCAACCTAAGCCCCTCGTCCAAGTTGCGGTCAGACTGCGGTTTCGCCTCGTACTCCTCCCTCTTCCTGCTCGTCCGGAAGGCGTCGTACTCCCTCGCGTTGGGGTTCAGTTCGTCGTCGTGGTGGAGGCCTTCGAGGTTAACGGTGAGAAACGTGCCTCTTGGCAGATGCCACCCCTCTTGCTCGTTGGTGATGCCCTCCTTGGCAATAACCTTACGCTCCATCAGGGTACAGCTAAAGTTGCTGAGCCTTTGGCTTTCACGGATTGCGCTGTCAAGGCGATACAGCCGCGATAGTCCATTCTTTGTCCAGCTGCCGCCCTCCTCGCGAAGAACGCGTTCTGCCTCTTCCCGGATACCCTCGATGTAGCCCTTCGCTGGGTCGGAGCTCAACAAGTCTAGGACAATGCTGTGGCCGGTAATGACGGTCGTGTGGATCGCGGCGAACTGGATCGGCAACAGTCGCTTCGAAATAACGTAAGGGTCAAGTTCGAAGAATTTCTTCTCAGCCTTTGCCATGCGTATATCCCAGGTGATGAAGTCTTCGGGCGCAACCCAGCTCTCGTAGGCCGGATCCCCCGCCTCCTTCTTTG encodes:
- a CDS encoding enoyl-CoA hydratase; the protein is MAQNEPQAVQVTKSSDGITTITINREHRRNAIDGPTAHKLTDAFLAFENDPVQKVCVFNGANGTFCAGFDLHEVAKYGPGSEKGGYNGPIIEHSHRVQSRNIGPIGPSRMQIKKPVISAVSGYAVAGDLELSLLGDIRVAEDDAVFGVFCRRFGVPLIDGGTVRLQAIVGLGRALDMILTGRGVSAEEALQMGLANRVVPKGQALAEATSIARQLLAFPQACMNTDRTSCYYSTYNASSFRDALSNEFDQGIKVINMESVRGATELSKGAGRHGKFEKAKI
- a CDS encoding arrestin produces the protein MPTSESANFRELSQHRNLAVLNYGPRMEQASAFRSSASAALSGGIFNEKGTMRAIGNKMMSMTKLIGMPTRSDVEVHVDHHYTSKIYSAGSQVSGTVKVNTQQDTAFGFIEINLLGKAIVRREDVHVMTETIQTLLKLYMPVPESAYPSTRLFRRGHTYSIAFSFIIPHQLTSNVCQYEVQTEAVRHHHLRLPSSLTGFEKDDLATSMAKIQYSVRARVFNIDDGSTVQLPAPILESEHPISILAPSPEDPPLVLDKHDLHYVLESTKPVRKNIFSVPTGQITAKTSQPQAIRLSSDGHAASSSSAYIDIAFWPTAPDMLPPQVKIKSTNILAQNWASTRPAQSFPNVGVNREPTTLSTPTIVNATNITPWVQHVHILEDGKSGRTKGGNRGSREITVIRNSSTQDDGVPITYTCSTQVDFGLPTSSHVFPPTFHSCLISRTYTLEIKVTAGGAELPLLVPVQIFKEQESGRSQASTESELPSWDNVGGEAVYARLRGHRRAL
- a CDS encoding cytochrome P450 produces the protein MAGSLHAQITESLTPGRVFSSLFIVFVGLLILDHTWKPTYPENIPVVGYGKGTVARFKNFYYYMFRYRDWVIEGYKKYNKQNRAFVVPAAASRAPDIILPQSLTKWLLEYPDSVVSAHEAHNDVLYSDYNFLGKVYADDVWHTLVIHKSLARHLSTLIPAIEEEVSVAVDEAFGTNTEDWKTFNLWDAWLTIVPPVTNRMLVGEGVCRTKEFCKAMVSFVDQVILNCFALHMVPQTILPILGPLIALPNWWLWRKASKHSLPVIRKRLDDMAKKEAGDPAYESWVAPEDFITWDIRMAKAEKKFFELDPYVISKRLLPIQFAAIHTTVITGHSIVLDLLSSDPAKGYIEGIREEAERVLREEGGSWTKNGLSRLYRLDSAIRESQRLSNFSCTLMERKVIAKEGITNEQEGWHLPRGTFLTVNLEGLHHDDELNPNAREYDAFRTSRKREEYEAKPQSDRNLDEGLRLKNLGMVTTSDAHLPFGHGRHACPGRFFVAHELKMVVANLFLNYDVKPLTERPKHQWVGVTVVPPVDAKIELKRRKGTV